Below is a genomic region from Vitis riparia cultivar Riparia Gloire de Montpellier isolate 1030 chromosome 5, EGFV_Vit.rip_1.0, whole genome shotgun sequence.
GGACACCTGGTCAGGTACCTAGTTTTGGTGGTAATGGGGAAAACAGGAACTGTACTGATGGAGGTGGGGGTGGGGGAAAGAGGAGTGGGGATGTTCCCGTTGGTGATCAAGGCAGTGGAGGTGGAGGAAACAATGACGGATCCTCTGGAGTTGGTGGcagtgatgatggtgatgataaCGGAAATGATGGAGGAAATGAGAGTAGTGGTGGAGGGGAAGAAGCTGGTGGGGTTGGGATGGGAGGGAATTCTGGAGGTGGCGGCGGCGGTGGTGGGGGAGGAGGAGGGTTGGTGGGTTTGGTGGAGGATTTGGAGCTGGAGGTGGCGGAGGATATGGTGGAAGTggcggtggaggtggaggtggaggtggggGAGGCGGTGGTTTTGGATTTGGGGGTGGCTTTGGCAGTGGAGGTGGTCATGGGCGCTGATGACAGAAGAAAACCCCTAAATCCCATCCTCTTCTGTTAACCGGTCTACTGGTAATTATGTTGTTTGAAGTCCTTtctcatatttccttttttgtgCTTGTTACATTTTTCGCATGATGAAATAACCCTTGGAATTTTCCAAGGCTGAAGTTTAGCATTGGTCCATGTACCCACCATAAGATTATCAATCAGAGTGGTGTGCTTCTCCTAGATGACATTTTCCTTTTGCAAACAGACTCTTAACAAAGATGGGAGCTAGTTTTATGCGAATGCCTGGCTATGCTTAATTGATAAATACTGTTTTCTAGCCATTCGTGCCACTCGCTCTcgaaattgatttttcaataaaatacaGGGCCTGCTGCTGTTAAAAGTATATCTCACTCTTTCCGTACtgttcttatttttcatatcttcaCGAGATTGAAATTTTGGTAAGTATTGAAtcaatatcttatatttttttcttaaaataagattttggttctcggaaaaaagaaaaaagaaaaataaggaaaaaatttaagttaataaattattcttagatattattttaagtatttctttatttatttaactttttttatataaaaattaaatagttttaaaataattaaatttcttaatagtttttaataatatacaaataattttttttagcatttttcttattttcccgAACCTAAAATTACAACACTCCACCGTTATCTATAggatataaatatttgaaagggTGGAGGGAATTTCCTAACgtgtaatttatttaaaaagtagtATATAATTTGCATTAAATATCAAGTGGGGTAAAAGCAAAAACAGCGTTGGATGAGGCAGGCCATGCAGGTGGCATCCATGCAAAATGGGAATGCAATGTTCATTTGCAGCCTTATCTTCTGCCTGCAACTTCCCTCCCCACCTCATGGAATATATTACTTCTCTAAACTTTCTAAAACTAGCTTCTCAGTGAAGACATATAGATGATTATGAGGTTGTGTCCTCTCCGAGATTTATAAGTTTGTGGAAAAAACTTTACGATAAAACATATCTCACAAGCCAAAAATGGGGCATGCATGCATAAAGGTGAGTCCATTGTGGATTCTCATGAAAAATCCTCTTTTGCTTGTACTATGATGAGGCCACAGAATGGTTCAACTGAAAATAAATGGAGGTCTTCTTCTCAAAGGGAGCCATTCCTGTAACTTCTAAGAAACCTAGAACCCCAGGGTAAGCTCAAAAGAgagatttgagattaaaaaaaactactttggctgttttttttttctttagagtGGGTACTTCTCTTAATGACATGTATTCCTTCAAAACATAAATGTGATCCAAAAGGCAAATCAGAAAGTCAGTTGGACACTTATATCGTGAAGTGAAATTGTTGTGTGAGTCACATACATTAATCCTCTGTCTTACGTTATAATTTGAACAATAATTTCGACTGAACTATTTAGAGAAAGGAGCATCATCACTAGTGAAAAATGAAGAGTTGAGCACAAATATTTTTTGCAACGAAAAGAGAAAACTTGACCAGATAGAACAGAAAGAAAACAGCTTAGGAACAAGTTTTCATAGAGAGCTACAACCACCTTTGAGGCTTTGACACAACcaaaaaaacaagggaaaaacATACCACTAATTAATTAGTGACTAACCTTAAACACAACAACAAACACCTAAACATCTTGCATTGCACCAATTCAAGGGCATGGTAGGATGCCACCGCCAGCTCCACCACCCACTCCGCCACCAGCGGCGCCACCAACACCCCCAACACCACCAACTCCGCCACCGGCACCAGCACCACCACCTAATCCACCTGCACCGCCCAAACCACCTAAGCCACCTGCACCGCCCAACCCGCCTACGCCACCAGCACCGCCCAGCCCACCGACCCCACCAGCACCGCCCAACCCACCCACTCCACCTAGCCCACCAAGGCCTCCTGCACCACCAAGTCCACCAACTCCTCCCACGCCACCGACCGGTAGCACCCCGGCGACTCCAGCATAGCCACCGACACCAGCAAAGCCGCCAACCCCACCGTACGTGATAAAATTCTTTTTGTCTCCAACGGCAGCCCCTTTGGGTGTGCCATCCTTTGGTACATGAGCATCCAACACTGCTTGGTCGTTTGGTACCTTACGAGCAGTTGCATGCACCACTGCCAAAGCAAGTATCAACATGACGCACCAACTtgccatctctctctctctctctctcacgcACACACACACTCTCTACTATGGTTTTGACTGAAGTGCACTAAGATAAGGTCCCTTTTATGGAAGATAAGAACGGTGGGTGTAGGTGACAGTTGCGAGTATTAAAGGGCTTCCATAAATTGGCAATGTCTTTTGCTTTCGCAATTTCGAGAAGTGAGAAATTCTTTCAATTTTGGTCAGAGTTAGGTGGgatcaaaatggaaagaaaatgaaaatggagaagtAATTAATTTCACGTGATTCGAGGGCTTGCATGAAGGGTCATGCGACTTGTCGATTCCTCTTAAGTGACTTGTGTGCATGTCTTGCGCGGTCCCAACGCCAATGCCATGTGTTAGTGGGGTCGAGTTTCAGTGTGGCACAAGCCCGGTGTTGCTCCCATCAAAGTTCTTGAATTTATTCCCcaaatttttcatttcaaggacTATATAAAtggttgcttttttttttagtactaTTAATAAAAAGTGAGAATTTTCAGTAAAAATATTTAGCAATGTTAGTAACTTTTCTACTAAATGCTTCCATacaaattctaataaaaattttaaaattacacaggaaacaatttttttttttcttcctaggAGGAAAGCCTAGTGATATAGCCATCCATTTTTTGCGCGATTGTGTGAAGCCATATAACATGCTTAACATATCAGCTGCAAAATGCTTTCTTTCATGGCCTCACAACTCCATGTCTCTCTCTCAAGTACGTAAGAGAGCCTCACTCATACCAGTGGATTAAAATCCTCTTGGCTTCGGTTAACTAGAATCGTCATAAAGATGGAGGAAAAAGGACCTGAAAAATGATAGAGGGTTATTGATGAACTCCTGTCCTATAAATTGTAGTTTGCATCCTCGGATTTATCAACAGTCCAAGAACCGATGAAAGCTGACTTCTATTCAGCTTTTATGGTGAAGAAAGTAATGGTTACGCTTGGGATTAACAACGTAGCTTCCTTGTACGTGGTCCGAAGAATGAGAGAAATAATCACCTGTCATGGTGAATGGAGGAATGAATTTTGGCCATTAATTATTAGCCTCCAcaattccaagaaaatgaaaaagaaagtgtCCAATTAATTCATGACTAGTAAATATTGCCTTGATAATCATCAACAATCTgcattagtttaaaatttttcgCCTTCTATGTGATTCTTAGTTGAAAGATGTAAACCACCCACCTTCTTCTAAGCTCCTATTCAGAGGTGACTCAGACTTATTTCAATGTATGAAGAACTTCACGAATTTATCTGAAGCTTTGGATAGTTTAGTGGGCGGGGTCGGTGGGATTGTTGATGTTCTTAAACAAACAACGCAAGTGGCATAGGGTCGGAGTGTGACCCATCATATTGATTGCAACCATGCATGGAACACCTCCCAATGGCCTTATCTCAACCTATGGCCCTGGCGATTATAAGCCCAAGCCAGCTAGCTGTTCTGCTTAATTTCCACTTAATGGTTCATGATTGGTAACctatctcttctcttctttctttctttctttctttctttctttcattcttcctttctttttcctttcataaaacaaaaataataattaaatacagttataacataattttttaaaagaaaaatagttaaattagttaataaaactttttaaaactccaaCTTTAAATCTTTGAAATAGTGAACTCTTCCTGAAAGAAAAACTAATCTATTTTAGGTGACGAGCTAATCCAACTTTGGTAAATCCCAAAAAGGGGTAAATTAggtttttattaatcaattttttaaaaccttgaTTAATTTTAACAAGTGTTGAGAATGCAATGCAAGAATCATTACAAATAACTAGTGAAGAGAGTAGCAAAAAGATTGCAAATAGTATTTATATTGGTTTAGTGATCCCCACTCCCTCAAGGTTCAATCCAAGTTAGAAGACAATCCACGCTATCTCCAACAACTTTTCCAATCAAAGCTCTTTCTTTTCTAGGTACTTTTGGATTTTTTAGGTTACAATAAATCTTTACAATATACCAAGGATTATCCCTTAACTTCTTTCTCACTTTTCTCACACGAACAAATTGATACAATGATGAATGATTCACACTGAGGTAATTTTATTAGAGTTTTCAAGATCACATGTacttaggatcacccaatatTAAGGTACATTATCTCAAACTTACAAGGTATCATGGTGTCTATCTTGAACATACATGCTAACATTTGTCTTAATCAATAATGACTCAGTCTATAAAGAATATATGACAATCTCAATATCTTActtgtaggtcaaagtcactgaAAACTTTAGCATTAGATCAGTGTTCTCACAATGTTAAAAACATATACAATACAGTAGCTTAGTGAAATTGTGATTGCTCGATAGTCAATGTAATCACCATAAGTCTTGTCTAATATATAATCATATATACTAATACACTCACTATATAGAAATATCATCTCGATGACCATGATAAAttaatcatccctccaattatgaTGTAAGGTGCTACAACTTCAAATTGATTATTTAAATCCATGAACCAGCTAAGAACTACTTATCTACTTGTAAAAAACTTATGACTTGGATATTTCATACAATTCCTAATGTACttaagttatgtacaatgctATAATGCAAGTGATGAAGGCATGAATGTTCAACATAGATAATGTATAAATGGGATAGTGAACAGAGAACCAAAATCATGTatgttataaataataataaaattcatttattattacatcatgccatatttttaatggttttatatTAATAGCTTCATCAATCAATGTTTAAAGATTAGGTTTTAATGTTAAATCGTAGTTGATTATTCAAAGAAGGTTTTAACAAAGTGGAtttaccaaaaagaaaaaaaaaatcaaatttaaaaccataaaatctGTTTTAATTAGTGAATGGGAaccaaaatcatatatatattataaataataatgaaatttatttattattacattatgtcatatttttaagtTTCTATCTTAACAATTTCAtcaatcaatatttaaaaactaggtttttatattaaacaataatgtgaatttacaaaaaaaaaaataaaaaaaataaaaagtcaatcTTAAAACcgcaaaaatcaaattttaaaataactaggGTACCAACATTTAAACCGTGTGCAATGAGCATTTAAATGTCCCTAAATAGAACATTTAAACGTCCATAGGATGTCTGAACTTCCCCATTATGGTGTTTGAACGTTTCCTCctatttttctctttacttTTCATCCTTTTCCAATATTCCCTCTCAATTaccattccttttttttttttttttttagccattAAACTTGTCATTATACTACCAGCACATATGTACCTCAAATGAATTCAATCTCAATAACTTGAAGTCTACTACTATCATTAAGACCTCCGAGACATAAGATATGTCAAATTTAGTGCATTAATAGAACAAAATTGCAACATAATCTAATACACTAACAAGCTTGTTTTGAGAAATGTTTTAAATTCATGTATCTACTAAGCCATCCTGACTTGATAGAACAAAAAAACCAAGTTGGGATCACCTAGATGAAAGTGGCCCATAATGTGGATTGTATATGTTTTGTAAGAGCCCGAGCTCATTTTGGTGACAAAATTCCATATAAGCCAGGGTTGTTTCAAACTCCTTTCAAAAACCCGACTGCTCCATACTCCCTATGCCCCTTTAATCAGCCAACATTATAAAGTTCAATAAAGTCAAAACTCTAGCTTTTTATTGTTTGTAGGGTTGCTAAGCAAGTAAGCATGCTTTGTGTCTTTTTCTTCGAAACCATCATATTTATACTTGATTTTGTATGGTCACAATAAGTAGATTGTCATCCCTCAAATAGTATGGTAAGTGTCCAAGTCTGTTGTCATCAAGAGCTTAAAGCCGAGTCTCATATTCTACATACTTTCCATTAGGATCTTTCATggtttgagaaaatattttggCTCACTGCAGAGTTCTCTCCTTTGGTACtagttaaattaatgaaaattcttgTGTTATACACACAAATGTGCATTTCTATAACAAGGAAATTACATTGCACAAAACCGATTGATAATCAATTTTCCCATTGAAAAAAAGAGCTTTTTTCttccttacatttttctttagattttatacttaaaaattcattcatatataaatatagataatTAGCAAGATAAGAATTTGtaagaacaaaacaaaaggtAGAGCAAATATGCAGTGGTAGGGATATATCAGAAAGTCTACTTTTATTCTTATGCCTATAAAAGTCATtctaaaatttagatttttaagtccatatttgttaaatattatatttaaagaaaatagaaaaaagattagaaatcttattttcaaaatgagtAAGACGAATTATTAATTATCTCTTCCTCTTCTCTTGTCTCtaatttccttaatttataGGTTTTGCAAACTTCTCCTGTCATGTCCTGAGATCCATTTCAAGGGTATGATAGTTATTTCATATCTTAAGTTGGAAGACTTAAAATGCGAATGACTTAACAATCATCTtgtttatgaattaattaacaGTATactaaaacatattataatccttacaactcaactgaaaaaaataacacataCATCAATGTGTTATCCTCCCAACAACTTCAAacttaaagaatttaaatggtAACCGAATTCTAACatttaaacaatgtccaaaatttaaaagtctaaatcaaaatccaaacaaTGACAAAATTCTCAATCTAATAATGACTTTTCACCCAAATTAAgagtacttgaaaaattttTCATGGTATTTTGATAATCTCATTGTAGGCCGAAGCTCAatactttaataaattttttataaaatatcacgAAATTTTCATCAATGCTTACACcgtttaaatacattttttcaaTACTTACAAAAAATGTATTACTAATGAAATGTGTCACTTGTGTAgcttattgttttatattagaattcaattattttatactAAGTATATCTCACTATTTTGTATCTTCGTTCCATCCCATTAGAATTTGGTCTCATTTGTTTATTccgaaatttattttttttatttttatattttgatcttatttGCTTATACCATAGTTTTATGCATTTATAACAAAACTCAGATTTCACAATAGATTTGACATTGGGTATGTACTGAtagtattttaaagaaatttaattcttttaaaaaaagtcatGAGGACTTTATTGGACTTTGAACGAACAACATCTAAACAGTTGATAATTagttattacaaataatattaaaattgattattgaACTCGATGTGGCCTTTCGAACAAAGTAGATATGTTTTAAAGTCTTGACGGTTTATTTGAACTCTTGATGAACAACATCTATATAATTGGGAGAGAGAGTtgttacaaatgatatcaaaatcTATCTATGACCTTGATGTGAACCTTTGTTTGTTTAGCCTCGTTAGAATTGTCTCTCTGCTTGACTTTGCAATCGGGTATAACACAACattgtaaaacattttaaaaccatgaagTATATCATTACATATACcataaattatcatattttcgatacaattttttctatttcttccgGTGAAGCAGATCATACATTTGTAAATGCTGACGGTTCCCGCCTTCAAATGATAGGCCTATTAATGATGAAACTAGATCTTTCCGTAAGTTACTCTGGCTAatcttatcttttctttttcattttccattttccatgTGGGTTTTGAGGATGAACACATAGAGCATTGGATTTTGTAGCAGAAACATTCTTGTTAGCTCCCTCTAACGCTCTGAATTTTCTTTCTAACTCCCTATTTCGGATGCATTGTTTCTGTTGaataatcattttcctttgttttctttttggaaataaTGGAAAAGGGCACATATAAGTTTTGTTTACTTATTTGGAGGGGAAAGTTGAAGTGAGCTACAACAGCCCTCAACAAGTCACTAGCCAAGATGCAAGCACCGACTAAAATGGTGTAGATATCAATTATAAAGCCGATGATTCAATGGGTTGATTTGTATGGTTTTTGATAATTAGTGCCTACAAAAAGTTGCTTCCCTCTGACAACTACAAAATGACTCCAAGGATTGGATTTAGACTGTAGAACCCTAACCCTGGTTACCAACCTCACTTCCCTTTCCAATTTGATGCTTGTTCATTGCTTCCAACACCCACCTTTACATTCACAGGCCCCCTTTAAAACTCAACCATCTTGATGACTGAGTGAAATGAACACATTATTTATATGCTCTTTTAGATAACTATTAATCCATAGTTTGTTTATAACCAATAATCCCCTTCATCAATGATCACATGATCCTTGTTAAAATGGTTTCCATGAGGCAAAGCAGAGCCACATGACATCTATGCTCTTAATCTTCATACTCATAGCTAGATCCCATTCATCATCTCTTGCCATCTTTTCTTCTTCAGTTTGAACATAAGTGATCCACCACCCCACAATTTCAAGGAGCCTTTTACTGTTGTAGAGTCCTGAGCACACTCGCATCCTTCAAATCTCCCCTCTTTTGCTTTTTCTGCCTCTTCTGCCTATCAGAGCTGGGTATCTCTCTTTCTTACAACCAGCCAGaaaaatctccatttttcttCTACCCTAACTCCTTCCATCCTTCAAAAGTTAATCCTGATTTGCCAGAAAAAAAGAGTGATGGTTGTTGATCTCTAAGCCAAACCATAAAACCTATGTTCAAACCACCATCCATACAAACTTTAGTTATCATCATTGTCTCAGCATACTTTACTTTTCTTTTACTGAGAAGCTTTATTAGATGTTCTTACCTTTCATTAAGCTCGTAATTTTCCCTTTACTGACTTCTCCCCCCTGGTTCAGAGATGCTCAATTCATTAATGGTGCAATGTATGCACGAATTAACATCAGAAAATTTTCCAAAGCTTTCTTCGGATGCAACCCATCCTGTATGTGCCACCAAATGTCACTGAATAAAATTTCTAACTGAAATAGAATCATACCTAAGTTTACTATATCCATTTTCATAGACATTAGGCAGTGACCTCTGTATCTCTCTTAGCAGTTCCTCCTCCTGAGATACTTGTAGGAAAGccttcattaaaaattttgagtagTTTTGGTTGTCTCTACCATAAGGTTGAGTTGTCATCATACACCAAGTGCCTCCAATTGAATACCACAAACTTAAGAGGTTCAGGAAAGCACATAGTTAGTAACTAGAGGAAGAAAAGGACAATAAAACTATACATTCAATATACATAGAGAATGATTGAGACTCTAGCTGTCCTATCCAGTAAATCTAATGAGTGGAGGAGGAGAGAAAGAAATTTCAGGATAACAAACTACATAATTGGGCTCTTCATGTGTTTGGGGCTATAGATTCAAACTCTCCTTTTTTAGGTTTCGATTAGCACTTAGAATCCCCAAGGATGGTTTGGCATTTTGAAAGACTCGTTATATATGAGAACTCtgtctaaaatatgttttccttACATTCTCTATTCGATAAATCTTCACTTCATATCTGTTTGATCAAACCcttgcaattgtctttatacaTGCTCTGTAATTCATTGGATGGACTCTGTTTTTTAACAAGAAGCATAATAAAGGTAGAATTTGAACTTAGTCTTAACTTTGATcgaaaatattcatttatatatatgccAAAGTCACTACAAAACTTCCCATCTTTCTTGTAAAGAATCAGGGCAAATCCATCTGGTTTAGGGCAATATCACCCTTTAGGTCTAAAATAACCTTAACAATTTCCTCTTCACCAAAGGTCTCTCACCCCTTTCTCTTGACGTAACTGACCAAAAATGACACCATCTAGACCATGTATACCTCCATGCTCCCAAAATACAGATTCTGATAAAATCTTACCACTGAGTCACTGACACTATGATCTCTTCCTCATAAACCACACTTCATAAATTTGATATGGAATGGAAGTCTGCTCTCCTTctagcattttccatttgatgagctttatatttatttcctattctTCTAAACTGCTGTATATTCTTGCTTCTAACtaaaaagatttcaaattaTGATATTGGAGATGGCTGTTTGCATAGAAATGTTTTTCATGCACTTGTTCAGCTTACATAGATAACATGACATGCTTCTTCGTGCTTTATTGTAATCTTCTCTGCGCTATGCGCCTGATAAGAGTGAATGCACACTAAGAGAGTAGCCTGAAAGATAACCTTAAGTTAACCATCATATCTTTCCCACTGCCTATCAACCTTAATGGTAAAGGCTATTTCCTCTTATGTTATTATCCTTGTTTATGCATTTCTCCCCAATCCCCAGACCCTCCACCTCCAAACTCAAGAGAGTGCATATGGTTCATAGGATGGCATTTCCTTTCTCGGTGAGGCACTCCTACCTGACATTTACACTGCCCACATTATTTATTCAACCAAAAGTGTCAATCAACCATCTTGCATGGATGATAAATTACGTCAGTTTCCATGGTGGCATTCTTAGTGTAGCTAGATATAACTGAGTAACAACATTTGAagcatatcattttcttctGATAAAAAAGAATGGCATTTAAAGCTCCAGAGGTTTAGCAATGTGAAAGAGACAGAGAG
It encodes:
- the LOC117914911 gene encoding glycine-rich protein 23; the protein is MASWCVMLILALAVVHATARKVPNDQAVLDAHVPKDGTPKGAAVGDKKNFITYGGVGGFAGVGGYAGVAGVLPVGGVGGVGGLGGAGGLGGLGGVGGLGGAGGVGGLGGAGGVGGLGGAGGLGGLGGAGGLGGGAGAGGGVGGVGGVGGAAGGGVGGGAGGGILPCP
- the LOC117915164 gene encoding glycine-rich protein DOT1-like, whose product is MKEFHYMVLVVILMLSLLILKVDSSRPIKSLGFRDTKVDCKPGESGSSTVGGVGTRGNPKGRVGSVGKGENNGGYKGVGGGGSGGGVYGGVPSTGGAEGGEKGGKGGNYGGQEGGESGGGTGRLGGTPGQVPSFGGNGENRNCTDGGGGGGKRSGDVPVGDQGSGGGGNNDGSSGVGGSDDGDDNGNDGGNESSGGGEEAGGVGMGGNSGGGGGGGGGGGGLVGLVEDLELEVAEDMVEVAVEVEVEVGEAVVLDLGVALAVEVVMGADDRRKPLNPILFC